In one window of Neofelis nebulosa isolate mNeoNeb1 chromosome 15, mNeoNeb1.pri, whole genome shotgun sequence DNA:
- the LOC131495453 gene encoding olfactory receptor 10C1-like has protein sequence MDPLNHTWTQSFILAGFSVPGTLRPLAFLGTLCLYLLTLAGNLFIVVLVQVDAGLSTPMYFFIGVLSFLELGYVSATVPTLLHTWLRGRSAISAAVCFIQLYVFHSLGMTECHLLGVMALDRYLAICRPLHYRALMTRKVRFWLAGAAWVAGFSAALVPASLTATLPFCLKEVAHYFCDLAPLMRLACVDAGWHARVHGAVIGAATGCNFVLIWGLYGGILRAVLKLPSAASRVKAFSTCSSHMIVVALFYASAFTVYVGPPGNRSEGTDKCIALVYALLTPLLNPIVYTLRNKEVREAVKRVTVRVRTILKGP, from the coding sequence ATGGATCCGCTCAACCACACGTGGACCCAGAGTTTCATCCTCGCTGGTTTCAGTGTCCCCGGAACCCTGCGACCTCTTGCCTTCTTGGGGACCCTGTGCCTCTATCTCCTCACACTGGCCGGGAACCTGTTCATCGTTGTCCTGGTCCAGGTGGATGCTGGACTGTCCACGCCCATGTACTTCTTCATCGGTGTCCTCTCCTTCCTGGAGCTCGGGTACGTCAGCGCCACGGTGCCCACGCTGCTGCACACGTGGCTCCGTGGGCGCTCAGCCATCTCGGCAGCGGTGTGCTTCATCCAGCTGTACGTCTTCCACTCCCTGGGCATGACCGAGTGCCATCTGCTGGGCGTCATGGCGCTGGACCGCTACCTGGCCATCTGCCGCCCGCTCCACTATCGGGCACTCATGACCAGAAAGGTCCGGTTCTGGCTGGCAGGGGCCGCTTGGGTGGCTGGCTTCTCAGCGGCACTGGTGCCAGCCAGCCTCACGGCCACTCTGCCCTTCTGTCTGAAAGAGGTGGCCCACTACTTCTGTGACCTGGCACCGCTGATGCGGTTGGCGTGCGTGGACGCAGGCTGGCACGCTCGAGTGCACGGGGCGGTGATTGGTGCGGCCACTGGTTGCAACTTCGTGCTCATTTGGGGGCTCTACGGGGGCATCCTGAGGGCCGTGCTGAAGCTGCCCTCGGCTGCCAGCCGGGTCAaggccttctccacctgctcctcccacatGATCGTGGTGGCCCTCTTTTATGCCTCCGCCTTCACGGTCTATGTGGGGCCACCTGGGAACCGCTCTGAGGGCACAGACAAGTGTATCGCCTTGGTGTATGCCCTTCTCACTCCTCTCCTCAACCCCATCGTCTATACCCTTCGCAacaaggaagtgagggaggccGTGAAGAGGGTCACTGTCAGGGTCAGGACTATTCTGAAGGGACCCTGA